CAATGTCAGCATGTCTAAAGGTCTTGATCATGTCTGGATTGGCTCCTATGAGCAAGCGGCCATACGCCCTTATGCTATGGGTAAGTTTAAGGACCTGGTCCACGCCACATCTCACCATGCAGCTATGCTCTTTTATCTAGACAACTGGCAAAACACAGCCGCTCGAGCGGCAGACCCCAATGCCGTTAATTTACCGAGGAAGAAAAACAACTTCCAGGGCATCAACGAAAACTTTGCCCGTGAGCTAATGGAGCTACACACACTGGGAGTAGATGGTGGCTACAGCCAAAAGGACGTCACTGAGCTAGCCCGCGTACTGACAGGACTGGGCTTACAAAAGGGCTCTGGTGGTGGACCACTGCGCCCCAATATGGAGCAACTGCGCGCTCAAAGACAGGCTTTGCGGGCTCAAAGAGGAGCGGCACTCAACCCCGGTCAAAGACGCAACCAGGTAGTGCAGGAGTACGCTCCTGCCTTTAGCGGTGGTATCAATCTCACCGAAGCCAATACAAGACTGGGCTATTACTTTGACGAGAGTCGCCACGACCAGGGTGACAAAATAGTCCTGGGACAAAAAATCAGTCGTGCCGGCAAGTCTTCTGGTGAGCAAGAGATAGATCAAGTAATCGACTTGCTCTGCCGCCATCCCAGTACTGCCAAACACATAAGCTACCAGTTAGCGCAGTATTTTGTTGCCGATGCACCGCCTCAAACACTTGTGGACAAGCTCACCAAACGCTATCAAGAGACTGATGGTGACATCAGAGCGATGCTAGATACTCTCTTTCATTCCAGCGAATTCTGGGACCCAAAATACCGCGGCGCCAAATTCAAATCGCCTTACCGTTATGTCGTCTCCAGCATCCGTGCCACAGATAGCCAAATAGACAATGTAAAACCACTTCTAGGCTTCCTCAAACAAACAGGCATGCCCCTTTATCAGTGCCTCACACCAGACGGCTACAAAAACACAAAAACGGCCTGGCTCAATCCAGACAACCTCATTAATCGTCTTAATTTTGCCACCGCTATTGGTACCGGACGCTTCCCTGGTCTTGTGACTAATATCCAGGACCCAGCAGCTATAGCCGATGCCTGTACCACAGATCTTTCACCTAAGACAATTCAAGCCATCAAAGACGCACCAGACAAACTCAAAGCCCCTCTGGTTTTGGGTAGCCCCGAATTCATGCTCTACTAGGAGACAATATGGATAGAAGAGAGTTTTTAAAAGCATTTGGTGGTGCGGCCCTGGCAGGACTGGCACCGGCTTGCCTGGCACAGCTTTTGCCATCGTCGGCAGTGACAGCTTTTGCCCTGGATGGCAAGGTCAATACCACTAACAAAGTGGTCGTATTGTTTTTGCGCGGAGCTATCGATGGTCTCAGCGTTGTTGTACCTTATGGCGATCCGCGTTACTACCAGGTGCGCCCCAAAATAGCCATTGCCAAACCCGGTGAAGAGCTAGGCGCAATCAAACTGGATGGCACTTTTGGTTTGCATCCCAGCCTGGCACCACTAATGCCTCTATGGCAAAACAAAACTCTGTCCTTCCATCTCAATTGCGGCTCACCAGATCCCACACGCTCACATTTTGACGCCCAAGACTATATGGAGAGTGGAGTCCCCGGCACCAAAGTAGTGCCCTCTGGCTGGATGAATCGTCTACTCAGCCAATTGCCTAATAACGGCTCACCTGTGCGCGCTCTCAATGTCGGCACCACTACACCCCGCATCCTGCAAGGACCGATTGCCAGCGCCACCTATGCACCGTCGCCCAAGCGCAAACCATCCATGGTGGAGAGTCCATATATCGCCAGAGCCTTCGAAAAGATGTACGACGGACGCAAAGACGATCTTGGCAATGCTTTTGCTCAAGGTATGGAAGCAAGAGCAACCATCACCGAAAAGCTCTCAGATCAAGGCACTCCTGAGCAAATGCAACAAATGACAGCAGCCGACCAGGGGGCAATTCAAGCCACCAAATTTACTGGTTTTGGCAGACAGCTGGGCAAATTAATTCGCGAAGAACCAAAGGTACAGGTAGCTTTTGTCGACCTTGGTGGCTTTGATACCCATGTCAATCAAGGCAATGGCAAAGGTCAACTGGCTAACCATCTCAATGTACTGGGCACTGGTCTCTCCGAATTAGCGACAGCCCTTGGTCCGACCTACCAAAATACCCTTGTACTGGTCATGTCCGAATTTGGCCGCACTGTCAAAGAAAACGGAAACGCCGGCACAGATCATGGTCACGGCAACTTTATCTGGATGATGGGAGGGGCTGTGGCTGGTGGCAAACTGCACGGCAACTGGGATGGCATCGGTCAAAACAGCTTATATGAGGGTCGTGATTTGCCTGTACTGACAGACTTCCGCAGCGTAGTCGGTCCCATGGTGGCAGAGCACATGGGCTTGTCCAAAGTACAACTAGCTAACATCTTCCCCGACTACAAGCTCAATTACAGCACCGGCACAAGTCTCCTTAAGAGTTAGCGGCAACTATTTAAAAAGTCGCCTCTCAAAAGAGTTAAAATGGGCGCATGTCTAGCCCCAGTCCCAATAGCTCCAATACCAGTAGCTCCAATACCAATAGCTCCAATCAGCCCAAAGCGCCAGGTGCCTTAGCCAACCGCACCGTCGCCATAATTGGTGGTGGTCCAGCAGGTTTAATGGCGGCAGAAGTGCTAGTCAATGCAGGGTTAAAGGTCGATGTCTATGAATCCATGCCAACACTTGGTCGCAAATTTTTGCGCGCCGGTCTCGGTGGTCTAAACATCACGCACAGCGAGCCATACAAAGATTTTTGCACTCGCTATGGCGAGAACCAGAGCGCAATGCAAGCCTTTATTGATCATTTCACTCCAACCGAGTTGAGGCAGTGGGTGCACGCACTAGGCATTGAGACTTTTGTGGGTTCATCTGGTCGTGTCTTTCCAAAGGAGATGAAAGCCGCTCCGCTACTGCGCACATGGGTGCACAGACTAAAAAAAGCTGGGGTCAACTTTTATCACAACCACCTCTGGACTGGATATGCGGATGATAACAGCCTCAAGCTCGATGCCCCCGGGGGAGCAATCACGATTAAACCTGATGCCGTGGTACTGGCTCTTGGTGGTGCCAGCTGGCCGCAACTAGGCTCGACTGGTACATGGACACCCTGGTTACAAGAGCAGGGCATCAAAATTGCACCGTGGCAGCCAGCAAACTGTGGTTTTGATGTGGAATGGAGTGACCTCCTCAAACAAAAATTCGACCATACACCGCTCAAGTCAGTGGCAATCACTTTTAAAGATACTAATGGCAAGACAGAGACCAGGCAAGGAGAGTTGCTTATCTGCGACTACGGCGTCGAGGGCAGTCTCATTTATGCATTCTCAAAGGGTCTACGTCAGACGATAAGTCTCCATGGTCAGGCGACATTTACACTGGATCTCTTGCCAGGACGCACAGCGGACAAAGTCTTGTCCGATTTATCGCGCCCGCGCAAATCTCGCACGATGACGCGGCATCTGCAATCTTGCCTGGGAGACAACGCCCTCAAGCGCAACTTGCTATACGAAGTCTTAAGCCGGCAGCAAATGGAAGACGCCCGCACTCTCACTAAATTTATCAAAGCACTGCCGATAACAGTCAAAGCCACTCGACCAATTGCCGAAGCAATCAGCACCGCTGGCGGTGTGTGCTTTGATGCACTGGACCAAAATCTAATGCTCAAAGTGTTACCAGGCACTTTTGTAGCAGGCGAAATGATCGATTGGGAAGCGCCAACCGGGGGCTATTTACTGACAGGCTGCTTTGCCACGGGCAAACAAGCCGGACAGGGTGTAATTAATTGGTTACTGTGCTCTGAGAAAAACCATTGATATTTCTCAGATGATGCAGCCTTTTGATTGATAGCCCTCCTGCTCACAGAGAAATTGATTGTCACTATCGCTATCCTAGCTGACACAACCAGCCCCAAATGGGGTATTTTAGATTTATCTCTTACTATTCATCTAAATTGAACGGACCGCAGTGCCAGAAAACTGGGAACTACTCAAAATATTTGCAGAAAACGCGCTGGTTAACAACGACCTCAAAAGCGCGGAAGAATATCTATGGCAATCAATAGAGAAAGCCACAGAGACAAAGTCTCTAATCAAGGTCACGCTCTGCATGGAGACACTAGCCGATCTCTATTACAGGACACGCAGATTTAGTGAGGCAGAGGCCGTTTATAACGATTGTGTCGAAAAACAAATCGAAGCCCTCGGTCTCGACCACCCCGAAATAGCAATTACCTTAAACAAGCTGGCTAATTGCCAGAGCTTTCAAAACAAATTGCCACAGGCAGAAGACAGCTTAAAACAAGCGCTTCTGATAAATCTCATTGTCTTTGGGCAGTCTAATCCACAGACCATAACAACCATCAAAAATCTGAGCAGTATTTATAGCAGGCAAGGTAAAGTCTTTAATCTCAATGAAGTATCAAACTGGAGCAACCTGCCCCAGCACAGCGAGCCAAAAGAACAGTCCATTTGCAAAACCTGCCACAGACCATTTACAGGTCACCAGTGTGCTGCTTGTACACAACTCCGCATGGTGGCAATAAAAACTGAAGATCTCGAACGACTCAAAGTAGTTTGTGCCACTAGAGATATTCGCGCAGGCACCATAGTCTCGCTCGCCTACGTCCACCTGGATTTTAGAATGGCTTCTAAATTTGATGTCTTTTTTGAGACCAAGCATGTGCTGGGCAAAGTGACAACTGGACTGATTCCACAGGGTTATGCCTTGAGACTTTCTGATGTCGAGATGTAGTTACAACCAAACCGGATAGTCATCTTTATGGCGCTCGGTAATGTCGGGCTGAGCAAGTAACTTGTAGAGATTGCCTTGAGTTTTGGGTGCACCCAGCACAGAGTTTTTGACCCTACCTTTGATACCATGCTCAGGCTCATGCCTCAATATCTCGATTATGTCTTCCATTATTTCCGGGCACCGCTCCATATAATTATGCAGCGTGTGATATGTGCGCTCCGCTCTCTGCTTACCGTACATACGATCACGCAATGTATAGACTGTCGGCTCCAGACAATCGACAAAGACAAGCTTGTCACTATCTATGGTGTCTTTGTCCCAGCCTGATAAGCCCAGACGATTGATGCGGTTGACTATCCGTGAGCGGTGCAAAAGATTGTCCTTTTGACTGTGATAAATGTGCACACGCCTGGCTAACCTTGGCACACTGGTCATGGGTCCTTTGTCATGATAGACATCAAAAGGCACATCAGATCCAGCCTGCACCACTTCATTAAAAGTCGGTCTGATATCACCCTCTTGAGCCCAGAGTTGGGCAAACTCTTGCAACAAAAATACACCCATTGAGCCAGCCGCTAGATTGACCCGAGACAAAAACTCAGCTCTTTCGCTATCGGTCAGATGAGTGGGATATTTATGCAAATCACGGGCAAAAGCCATGAGTTGATGAGCCGAGGCTGTGCACATCTCACGATCATAGTGATATTGCCAAAAATTGCCCGCAGATGGCCAGCTAAAAGTAAGCAGGTGACCAATAGTTGACTGGGGCGGGTCGATATAAAGACGGTGAAACAGTTCAACATTACCGATGAGCTTGTTAAACGAATGTGAATAGCCATGCAGGTAGACCATCAGCTCTTTGCCGTCCTTCATGCGCTCATAAAGGTCCTCTATTAAGCTCTGGTAGTCATCTTGCTCAGGCTTTTTGTGGATAGCGTAATCAAACTGACCGCTATCCAGTCCACTCATGGCACCCCAGGCAACCGGATGTGTCGCCTTGTCATGACCAAAAAACGGTCCAGCATGCTTGACTCGCATGAGCGACCCTTGAGCAATAAGTGGCCGGTTGGTCCAAAACAGATGGTTGAAGAAGGTTTTCATATGCAAAATTTAGCATAGTAACCTCAGGGAAATGGAGGTAAGGTTAATGGGCATAACTAAATGGGATCCCTGGCAAATTACTTACGGGGGCAAAATGAGCGACAGAATAGTAATAGTCGGCGGTGGCTTTGCAGGCGTCAAATGTGCCCGCACACTGCGCAAACTCTTACCAGACAACTGCGACATAGTCTTGTTTAACCGCGAAAACCACATGGTCTTCCATCCACTTCTGGCAGAAGTGGTGAGTGCTACTGTCCAGCCCAAAGACGTAGGCGCCCCCCTCAGACAACTGCTCAAAGGAGTGCAGTGTCGGACCGAGGACGTGACCAATATAGTGCCCGATTCCAAGCAAATATTTTACGAAGCCCACGATGGCCAGGTCAGACCCATGGACTTTAGCCATCTGGTTCTCACCTGTGGCAATACAGTCAATCTATCGCTTGTGCCCGGTATGGATGAACATGCCTTCCCCCTGAAGACAATAGGCGACGCTCTAGCGCTGCAAGCGCATGTAATGGAGCAACTAGAAAAAGCCGAAGTCTGCGAAAATCCCGAAAAGAAAAAATGGTATTTGACTTTTATTGTCGTTGGCGGCGGCTTTAGCGGTGTTGAAGTAGCTGGCGAAATCAATGACCTGGTGCGCAAAAGCCGCAAATACTTCCACCATATAAAAGAGGAAGACATAAAAGTCGTCATAGTGCACAGCAAAGACGCGCTGCTGCCAGAAGTAGGCGAGTCACTGAGACAGTTTGCCAGAGTGGAAATGGAAAAAGCGGGCGTCACAGTGATGTTAAAAGCCACTGCAGCAATGGCCACAAACGAAGGCTTGAGACTGAATGACGGCACTCTTATCCGTGGTGGCACAGTTGTTTGTACAATTGGCACCACGACTACTCCACTGATTGGCAAAATAAACTTGCCCAAGCAATACGGCAGACTAATTACAGAGCCGGATATGAGCCTGCCTGGCTTGCCATCAATCTGGGCACTGGGAGATTGTGCCGCAGTTGTAAACGCCCAGGACGGCAAGTTTTGTCCACCGGTGGCACAGTTTGCTGAGCGTCAGGGAGCACAAGTAGCGCAAAACATTGCCCGTCGCATCAAAGGCCAAGCAACAAAGCCATTTAGTTTTAAAATGCAAGGACAGCTCTGCGCTATAGGCGGTAAGTCAGCTGTAGCCGAGATATTAGGCATAAGACTATCGGGCGGTCTGGCCTGGTTTATGTGGCGCGGTATCTATCTGATGAAGCTGCCCTCCTGGCCTCAAAAAATAAAAGTAGGACTGGAATGGGGTCTCGACTTACTCTTTGGTCGCACTCTAGCGCACCTCAAAGCTGACCGTACCAAGCGCATTTGCAGGGCTCACTACGGTGCCGGTGACTATATATTTTTGCAAGGCGACCCGGCCACTGACTTTTATGTAATCGACAAAGGCGAAGTAGAAATACTATCCACGTCTGGCGAAGGCAAAGCAGAAGAAGAAGTAATAGCAATACTTGGTCCCGGTGATTTTTTTGGCGAATCTTCACTGCTTGATAGAGCAATGCGCACAAGATCTGTCAGAGCGCGCTCAGAAGTGACTTGCATGGTACTGGGTCGCAACGTGTTTACTCAGATATCATCCTGTTTAATACCTCTTAAACAAGCGGTAGCCAAGGCAGCGCAGCGCCGCTCCAATATGTGGCTACATGTACCAGATGTCAGACTGATACTTGAGGATCAAAAAATTAGCTCAATGATTGAGCCACTACCAATGCCATCTGTACCAGTGACGCAATCAGTCGAAAACGTCATCGCCATGATGCACGAGAGCAATGCCGATGCTTGCTATATAGTCGATAAGGACGGCATGCTTGCTGGCATCATCACCAGATCCAATCTACTTGCAGCCCTCGAAAAAGCACCACTGGCAGATCCAAATGAAGACTTGCCAGTCAGTGAAATCATGATCTTAAATCCTGTTTGTCTGGCTGTTGATGAAGGTCTAGCTACAGCCGTGGCAACCATGCGCGATCACGACCTCAAACAATTACCGATAGTCAATGACAAAATCAAGCGTGTGCCAATCGGTCGACTGCGCATCGAAAAAATCGTCTCTTATGTGCTCAGACAGATGCTAGAGCGCAAACGCAATCAGACAGCCTCAAGCACAGACAATCCAATTACAAGCCAGGAAGATCTAGAAAGAGCAATTGCCAAAGCGCGCTCAAGTCCTGAGTATGCCAGTCGCAAAACGTTGGAAATTTAGTCACTGCTAAAATCTATCAAAACGCTTTTAACCAGGTCGTTTGCCTCTGGATTGGCGTCTATACAAACACCATCTTTTATATCCATTGCTTTCAAATCATTTTCAAACTCGTCAAAAGCGCAATTGGGATCTGTGTCTTCTTGATCTGCCCAGGGCAAATTGACGATTGGTGGCTTTTCAAATTGCGTCTGTCTCTTAAGCCTGGGATGGAGATAACGGCGCTCCATCAAAGCTTTAAAAGTATCCTGAGTAACTTTGGCAGAAGCAACCCTCTCATCCCGCCCTGACTCTTTTAGATCTGCCACAAGCTTCGAAGCCAGGTGTGGCATCATGGTGATAAGGTTCCGAAAACACATAACAAATCCTCAAAGCCAGAGCAGGAGCCACTGACACATCACAGCTGTGTCAATGTTTCTTGCAGACGATTGCTTCCGCCATACTTCTATGATGACACTGCCACCTAATGCCAGCTATCGGCCGCATGCCGGATTTATGGCAATGCCAGTCGAGCCCTATAGGTCAAGTGGCCGATACAAAAGGGGACTAAAAGTTAGCGCTAAAAGGTACAGCAAAAACAAAGAGCGACCCCCCGGAGGAGTCGCTCAATATGGTTATTTTGTCCGTAGAGTTACTATTGCGGCTTACGCGGGGGTCTAACTGTGGTCTCGATATGGGTAGCCCGTCCGCTGCTATCAGTTGAGACATTGGACTCAAGTATGCCGATGACATTGCGAGTCTCATTCTGGCGCACCACAATACGCTCCCTAAAACCAGTACGATTGGGGTAAGGACTTAACTCCATACTCATGTTGAGATTAAGCGGTCGACCCTGCCCATCTTTTAACCCATCCACTCTAAAGGCACAACTACGATCGCCCTTCAACTCGGGTCTGGGCATAAAACAGTTTGCACCATCTGTGCTACGAATATCTTGGATGGGAAAGCCATTGGCGTCTCGACCGACTTTACCACTGGCATCCTTCCAATCAATTTGATTGGCGCGGGACATGGTGATTGGGTTTTTGCCATCGCGACCGCTAAAATTAAAATTGAGACGAGTATCCGTACCACTCCAATCCAAGTCTTTTAGAGTGCTTGTCAGTTCGGCGTTTGCTCGCTCCGACGTGCGCACAGGTTTGCCGTCTTTGCCGGGGGTCTCTTTATAGATATCAAAGCCGGCACGATAGGTCTGATCAATCCAGCCATTGTTGTATCCGGTATCTTCGGGTCTCTTATGAATTTCCATGTGACTACCAGGTCCGCGATTGGATGTGGTGTCCACATTCATGCCTTTTGCGGTTTGTTGAATCGTACTGTTATAGGTGGCTGGCTGGCTGTCGAGAAGAAACTTGTTGAGAGCATCTTTGGCTACTTCAGTAGCAACAGTCATATTTGCCAGATCGTTTGGAGTAGTCGCTTCCTTTTTACCGTCGCCCATAAGATTCCATCCTCAAAAGTGATTTCTCAAAAGCACCGACCTGAATCAATGCCAACGATTAAATAGGTCTATACACCCACATCACTTTTATTCCCATAACCAGTCAGATTTAATCCTCAGCGCCCTTTGCGAATTTATATCAATGGCAAACAGAGCCAGGGTTTGAGGCGTCGGTTGCCAAGGGCATCGATCTCACCTTTTTTAAACCTTATCCCTGGGGTTATCATCCCTACCTACAACGTATAGCTTTTAAGCGGAGCACTCAAAAATGCAGATTGTTATCTTTGGCGGCGGTTTACAGGGTCTGGTCATAGCCAAAAATCTCCAGGATAGACCAGAAAAACCCCAGGTCACCATAGCTGACATTGTTGAGCCGCAAAACCTACCCGCTGGTATAAAAGGGCTAAAAGTAGATGTACTCGACTTAGCGCAAGTCAAAACCGCCACAAAAGGCGCCGACGCCCTAGTCCTGGCTGTACCGAGCAGTATCGCCCACAAGGCACTGACCAATCTTTTGACTCTCGGCA
This genomic stretch from Candidatus Obscuribacter sp. harbors:
- a CDS encoding TIGR03862 family flavoprotein translates to MSSPSPNSSNTSSSNTNSSNQPKAPGALANRTVAIIGGGPAGLMAAEVLVNAGLKVDVYESMPTLGRKFLRAGLGGLNITHSEPYKDFCTRYGENQSAMQAFIDHFTPTELRQWVHALGIETFVGSSGRVFPKEMKAAPLLRTWVHRLKKAGVNFYHNHLWTGYADDNSLKLDAPGGAITIKPDAVVLALGGASWPQLGSTGTWTPWLQEQGIKIAPWQPANCGFDVEWSDLLKQKFDHTPLKSVAITFKDTNGKTETRQGELLICDYGVEGSLIYAFSKGLRQTISLHGQATFTLDLLPGRTADKVLSDLSRPRKSRTMTRHLQSCLGDNALKRNLLYEVLSRQQMEDARTLTKFIKALPITVKATRPIAEAISTAGGVCFDALDQNLMLKVLPGTFVAGEMIDWEAPTGGYLLTGCFATGKQAGQGVINWLLCSEKNH
- a CDS encoding alpha/beta hydrolase, whose amino-acid sequence is MRVKHAGPFFGHDKATHPVAWGAMSGLDSGQFDYAIHKKPEQDDYQSLIEDLYERMKDGKELMVYLHGYSHSFNKLIGNVELFHRLYIDPPQSTIGHLLTFSWPSAGNFWQYHYDREMCTASAHQLMAFARDLHKYPTHLTDSERAEFLSRVNLAAGSMGVFLLQEFAQLWAQEGDIRPTFNEVVQAGSDVPFDVYHDKGPMTSVPRLARRVHIYHSQKDNLLHRSRIVNRINRLGLSGWDKDTIDSDKLVFVDCLEPTVYTLRDRMYGKQRAERTYHTLHNYMERCPEIMEDIIEILRHEPEHGIKGRVKNSVLGAPKTQGNLYKLLAQPDITERHKDDYPVWL
- a CDS encoding DUF1501 domain-containing protein, whose translation is MDRREFLKAFGGAALAGLAPACLAQLLPSSAVTAFALDGKVNTTNKVVVLFLRGAIDGLSVVVPYGDPRYYQVRPKIAIAKPGEELGAIKLDGTFGLHPSLAPLMPLWQNKTLSFHLNCGSPDPTRSHFDAQDYMESGVPGTKVVPSGWMNRLLSQLPNNGSPVRALNVGTTTPRILQGPIASATYAPSPKRKPSMVESPYIARAFEKMYDGRKDDLGNAFAQGMEARATITEKLSDQGTPEQMQQMTAADQGAIQATKFTGFGRQLGKLIREEPKVQVAFVDLGGFDTHVNQGNGKGQLANHLNVLGTGLSELATALGPTYQNTLVLVMSEFGRTVKENGNAGTDHGHGNFIWMMGGAVAGGKLHGNWDGIGQNSLYEGRDLPVLTDFRSVVGPMVAEHMGLSKVQLANIFPDYKLNYSTGTSLLKS
- a CDS encoding FAD-dependent oxidoreductase codes for the protein MGITKWDPWQITYGGKMSDRIVIVGGGFAGVKCARTLRKLLPDNCDIVLFNRENHMVFHPLLAEVVSATVQPKDVGAPLRQLLKGVQCRTEDVTNIVPDSKQIFYEAHDGQVRPMDFSHLVLTCGNTVNLSLVPGMDEHAFPLKTIGDALALQAHVMEQLEKAEVCENPEKKKWYLTFIVVGGGFSGVEVAGEINDLVRKSRKYFHHIKEEDIKVVIVHSKDALLPEVGESLRQFARVEMEKAGVTVMLKATAAMATNEGLRLNDGTLIRGGTVVCTIGTTTTPLIGKINLPKQYGRLITEPDMSLPGLPSIWALGDCAAVVNAQDGKFCPPVAQFAERQGAQVAQNIARRIKGQATKPFSFKMQGQLCAIGGKSAVAEILGIRLSGGLAWFMWRGIYLMKLPSWPQKIKVGLEWGLDLLFGRTLAHLKADRTKRICRAHYGAGDYIFLQGDPATDFYVIDKGEVEILSTSGEGKAEEEVIAILGPGDFFGESSLLDRAMRTRSVRARSEVTCMVLGRNVFTQISSCLIPLKQAVAKAAQRRSNMWLHVPDVRLILEDQKISSMIEPLPMPSVPVTQSVENVIAMMHESNADACYIVDKDGMLAGIITRSNLLAALEKAPLADPNEDLPVSEIMILNPVCLAVDEGLATAVATMRDHDLKQLPIVNDKIKRVPIGRLRIEKIVSYVLRQMLERKRNQTASSTDNPITSQEDLERAIAKARSSPEYASRKTLEI
- a CDS encoding DUF1800 domain-containing protein encodes the protein MQNLKRQCCFTLALTLLLGAPLAQAANLAKDKGRVSAQTKSEPDSEEAKVLHLLGRATFGPRPGEIERVERQGLENYLNEQLHPESIALPDSVRQVENLDAIKLSPSSLFISYGKPAIAMAAKNDNNNTKVDKEKLKVLFKESYGKIHDETVQARLVRSAYSPRELEEVMVDFWYNHFNVSMSKGLDHVWIGSYEQAAIRPYAMGKFKDLVHATSHHAAMLFYLDNWQNTAARAADPNAVNLPRKKNNFQGINENFARELMELHTLGVDGGYSQKDVTELARVLTGLGLQKGSGGGPLRPNMEQLRAQRQALRAQRGAALNPGQRRNQVVQEYAPAFSGGINLTEANTRLGYYFDESRHDQGDKIVLGQKISRAGKSSGEQEIDQVIDLLCRHPSTAKHISYQLAQYFVADAPPQTLVDKLTKRYQETDGDIRAMLDTLFHSSEFWDPKYRGAKFKSPYRYVVSSIRATDSQIDNVKPLLGFLKQTGMPLYQCLTPDGYKNTKTAWLNPDNLINRLNFATAIGTGRFPGLVTNIQDPAAIADACTTDLSPKTIQAIKDAPDKLKAPLVLGSPEFMLY
- a CDS encoding tetratricopeptide repeat protein → MPENWELLKIFAENALVNNDLKSAEEYLWQSIEKATETKSLIKVTLCMETLADLYYRTRRFSEAEAVYNDCVEKQIEALGLDHPEIAITLNKLANCQSFQNKLPQAEDSLKQALLINLIVFGQSNPQTITTIKNLSSIYSRQGKVFNLNEVSNWSNLPQHSEPKEQSICKTCHRPFTGHQCAACTQLRMVAIKTEDLERLKVVCATRDIRAGTIVSLAYVHLDFRMASKFDVFFETKHVLGKVTTGLIPQGYALRLSDVEM